The following proteins are encoded in a genomic region of Synechococcus sp. ROS8604:
- a CDS encoding NAD(P)H-quinone oxidoreductase subunit F yields MISAATLPLQTAWLIPLYGFAGMLISLPWALGLFRRDSHRPAAYLNILLTLLAFIHGSLVLRDVMAGGPTLLTFPWLSVADLNLEISFSLSLTNVSALELITGLSFFSQLYSLGYLDKEWALARFFALLGFFEGAMSGVVLSDSLFQSYFLLEMLTLSTYLLVGFWYAQPLVVTAARDAFLTKRVGDVMLLMGMVALATWSGVTSFDDLYAWSAAETLSPLAATLLGLGLIAGPTGKCAQSPMHLWLDEAMEGPNPASILRNSVVVTCGAIVLLKVMPLLQNAPVTLVVLQVIGTISAIGGSLVSIAQVDIKRTLSYSTTAYLGLVFIAISLQVPVLALLLLFAHAVSKALLSMSVGGVIASTNCQDITELGGLGGRMPATTGSYLVGSAGLVGLLPLGGFLCLAQAVELVGARSVIFVPVFLLTNALTALNLTRIYRQVFLGRSLTKTRRAAEVNWQMAFPMVALAVIVVLTPLLLIRLESLDGLLAFPLWAGEVVVGSGLIGLLVGAFIPLNKAWSRSLNPVLRWFQDLLENDFYTERFYRVTIVNVVALFSKLAYSFDRNVVDGVLHGLARFSLQSAEGLKLSISGRSQSYLLTVIAAIVLLLSSLSWWLN; encoded by the coding sequence TTGATTTCAGCTGCAACGCTGCCTCTGCAAACCGCCTGGTTGATCCCTCTCTACGGGTTTGCCGGGATGTTGATCTCATTGCCTTGGGCATTGGGGTTATTTAGGCGCGATTCCCATCGACCGGCGGCTTACCTCAACATCCTGCTCACACTGCTCGCTTTCATCCATGGAAGCCTCGTGTTGCGCGATGTCATGGCAGGTGGACCCACCCTTCTGACGTTCCCATGGCTCAGTGTGGCTGATCTCAATCTTGAGATCAGCTTCAGCCTCTCTCTCACCAATGTGTCTGCCCTTGAGCTGATTACGGGTTTGAGTTTTTTCTCTCAGTTGTATTCCCTTGGCTACCTCGATAAGGAGTGGGCCTTAGCCAGATTCTTTGCCTTGCTTGGCTTCTTCGAAGGGGCGATGTCAGGGGTGGTCTTGAGCGATTCCTTGTTCCAGAGCTATTTCTTGCTGGAAATGCTCACGCTTTCTACTTACCTCTTGGTTGGTTTTTGGTACGCCCAACCCCTGGTTGTGACGGCCGCAAGGGATGCCTTCCTCACCAAGCGCGTTGGTGATGTGATGCTCTTGATGGGAATGGTCGCTTTAGCCACTTGGTCGGGTGTGACCAGCTTTGACGACCTCTATGCCTGGTCTGCTGCAGAAACCCTTAGCCCGTTGGCGGCGACGTTGCTTGGCCTGGGTCTGATTGCTGGCCCGACGGGCAAATGCGCCCAATCCCCCATGCATCTCTGGCTTGATGAAGCCATGGAAGGTCCTAACCCAGCCTCGATTCTTCGCAATTCAGTGGTGGTGACCTGTGGCGCCATTGTTTTGCTCAAGGTGATGCCTCTGCTTCAGAACGCGCCCGTCACGCTCGTTGTGCTGCAAGTGATTGGAACCATCAGTGCGATTGGAGGATCTCTGGTCTCGATCGCTCAAGTGGATATCAAACGTACGCTGTCGTATTCCACGACTGCCTACTTAGGGCTGGTCTTTATTGCTATTTCCTTGCAGGTGCCCGTGCTGGCCCTGCTGCTCCTGTTCGCCCACGCCGTTTCCAAGGCGTTGCTTTCGATGAGTGTGGGTGGAGTGATCGCGTCCACGAATTGTCAGGACATCACTGAGCTGGGTGGCCTTGGCGGAAGGATGCCTGCAACCACGGGTTCCTACTTGGTGGGGAGTGCTGGGCTGGTGGGTCTTCTTCCCCTCGGAGGATTTCTTTGCCTAGCGCAGGCCGTTGAGCTTGTGGGAGCTCGTTCAGTGATTTTTGTACCGGTGTTTCTGCTCACCAATGCGCTAACAGCTCTCAATCTCACCAGGATTTATCGCCAGGTGTTTCTTGGACGCTCTTTAACCAAGACCCGTCGAGCTGCGGAGGTGAATTGGCAGATGGCCTTCCCGATGGTGGCCCTTGCCGTGATCGTTGTTTTAACCCCGCTCCTATTGATTCGTCTGGAGTCTCTGGATGGTTTGCTTGCTTTCCCCCTATGGGCAGGAGAAGTCGTCGTTGGCAGCGGACTGATCGGTCTGTTGGTGGGAGCGTTCATTCCCCTCAACAAAGCCTGGTCACGCTCCCTCAATCCAGTGCTGCGTTGGTTCCAGGACCTGCTTGAAAATGATTTTTATACAGAGAGGTTCTATCGGGTGACGATTGTGAATGTCGTGGCCTTGTTCTCAAAGCTTGCTTACAGCTTTGATCGCAATGTTGTGGACGGAGTCCTCCATGGTCTCGCTCGATTTTCACTTCAGAGTGCTGAAGGCCTGAAGTTGAGTATTAGCGGTCGAAGTCAAAGCTATCTATTAACCGTCATCGCGGCCATTGTCTTGCTCTTGTCATCCCTGAGCTGGTGGTTGAACTGA
- a CDS encoding BMC domain-containing protein, with the protein MATPTPRRRSSSDSAASTPANKAATPSSAAAKATVDVKPVESASAPAASSPARSSSRATPPSGGGGKGSSLQASKSSSPKRAFGIALGMIETRGMVPAIEAADAMTKAAEVQLISREYVGGGYVTVMVRGETGAVNAAVRAGADACERVGDGLVAAHIIARPQDEVEPALSCTNVTRRM; encoded by the coding sequence ATGGCCACTCCTACACCCCGTCGTCGTTCCAGCTCAGATTCCGCAGCATCAACCCCAGCGAACAAAGCCGCTACCCCCTCCTCAGCAGCAGCAAAAGCAACCGTTGACGTGAAGCCTGTCGAGAGTGCTTCCGCTCCTGCAGCCAGCTCTCCCGCTCGCAGCTCCTCGCGAGCGACCCCTCCGAGTGGAGGCGGTGGAAAAGGCTCCAGCCTTCAGGCATCCAAGAGTTCTTCCCCGAAACGTGCTTTTGGGATTGCCCTTGGGATGATTGAAACCCGTGGCATGGTGCCTGCCATTGAAGCCGCTGATGCCATGACGAAAGCTGCCGAAGTGCAGCTCATTAGTCGTGAATATGTAGGAGGTGGATACGTCACGGTGATGGTGCGTGGTGAGACCGGTGCGGTGAACGCTGCCGTGCGCGCAGGAGCCGATGCTTGTGAACGGGTTGGTGACGGTCTTGTGGCTGCTCACATCATTGCCCGCCCCCAAGATGAAGTGGAGCCAGCTCTCTCCTGTACGAATGTGACTCGGCGGATGTGA